Proteins encoded within one genomic window of Candidatus Desulfarcum epimagneticum:
- a CDS encoding conserved hypothetical protein (Evidence 4 : Unknown function but conserved in other organisms) — MTFDPADEISNNEAIKIIREIVLDGTIVISGHAKKRMAERGYSVHDVQYILTNGEIAKKKFNVKSRNWIYTVRGEDLEGDCGGVVTAIIGRMSAVIITALG, encoded by the coding sequence ATGACATTCGACCCGGCGGATGAAATATCAAACAACGAAGCCATCAAAATTATTCGCGAAATTGTTCTGGATGGAACGATTGTCATAAGCGGCCACGCAAAGAAAAGAATGGCGGAGCGGGGCTATTCCGTTCATGATGTCCAGTATATTTTGACGAACGGGGAAATCGCAAAAAAGAAGTTCAATGTTAAATCGCGGAACTGGATTTACACGGTCCGGGGCGAAGACCTTGAAGGGGACTGCGGCGGAGTTGTGACGGCCATAATTGGTCGGATGTCGGCTGTGATCATCACCGCGCTGGGCTGA